In the genome of Arachis stenosperma cultivar V10309 chromosome 6, arast.V10309.gnm1.PFL2, whole genome shotgun sequence, the window ATGCTACGAGTCCAAAACTCCAAATATCCATCATACAGATCTATTCCACATTGGTAGGGTCCGACATAAAAATCAGGAATTATTAAAAGAGAgaatgaataaataaaagagaaatatcCAAAATGAATTTGACCAGTCAAAGGAACAATAAAAGTTGCATTTTAAGTCTTATGAACACGTAAAGGAGATTGGTTTGAATAGGACATGCATTGACTGATTTGTTTTCTCCTCTTTTGTCTTTGACCAAATAAtaccatttactttcatttcATCTCTCTCATATGTCAGGCATCTAAATTCAGTTCTCATCACCACAACCAAACACTCATAAATGGACAAAGAGTAGTAGTAGGGGCCATAAAACTAACaaacataaatttaatttcaataaaaactTATATTGATTTACTAATTAATGTCATAAAATTAAATCAGTGTTAATATTAATAACTtgaataatagtaataatatatactactaatacattaattaattaattaacaagatCATGATGATGGTGTTGAATATTATCAtgatcatgaagaagaagaagaagaagattcagATTCAAACTTGTAGTACTTATCAACTGCAACAGAAACATCCCAAGTGCAACTAAGTCCCTTTGGAATGGTAACAAGGTCACCGGCACCAAACTCAACAAAATCTGATGAACCTTTTGGGTATGCCTTCACTTTCCCTTTCAGCAAATAGCATGTCTCTTCTGCATCAAATTTCAACTGGTACTTCCCAGGAGAACAACCCCATCTGAGATTatcaattatataattattatttcaCATTAAATACTATACCTATAAAAAAAAAGGCACATAACATAACATACTTGGGCCAACACTTGATGTTGAGTTCAGAGAGGCGTGACTGTGAAGGGTTTCTTTCAATGGTGATTCTAAGGTTGTTGGAGTTTGATGAATTATCTTcagccatggaattgaactatgAATGGAGAGATAGAGAGTGtattatgtattttatatgAACAGGGTCTTGAGTTTTGGCAACATGCAGGGTGGGATTTtaaggagagagaaaaaaagaagaaaaaaaaagaaggaatcTTTGTGCAGTGTTGTTGGAAGAGGATAAGACTTTATAATAAGAGACATTGAAAGAAATATGATAATAATACCTAATGAATTTAATCCTGACCTATCACATCATGCCACGTAAGTTAGAATGCTTTTTCAACGAAATCATTTATTGCATCTTTCAGCTCGTGGGGAGAGATATTCCTTTCtgtggtttttctctttttctgtCCGCTAAATGCCATAAGAAACTTTGAGATGCGTTTAGATTTAATCATAGTCAAACCTCTTCATTACAGTCAAACTCTTTTAATGTTGTGATTGAATAATTTGATACTCCCTCTGTCCCCCGATATAAATATAAGTTGGTTTACAAATGTGCATAATTATTAAGATAGCATTTTAGTCTGAAATTACTATTACtggaaattttaattttctttaaatacattaataatttaaattcatAGTTTCTCTATAAAGAATTATCTTATTAAATACTTTTTTCGTTCaaataaattagataaattCCAATATTAAATATTACATCACAAACTCACACATTCAATATTTTCAAGAATTCTTATCCATTATTTGGTCTTTCAGTCTTTGTCAGTTTACACTTAGTTAGAACAGTTTATTTAAAGTTTCAAAAAATGCATTTATatatctgttcataccctggcccaatggtAAGGGTCCAGGTCCAATCGAAAagcctgatccaatagattaagcctagcaaagcGCCCACCTCCActtaagaagtcggtgtcaaccacgacCTAGTATGAAGAAGTCGGTTATGAGATCAGCTGGCAGATAatcactcattcaaatgagtaaccgcccctaaaatctctctaaccacttcataaagccatatcttaacctccctaagataatgggacggttactatcctaaagatacggcactactccaacggtggttattggctcaccactataagtacactgacacgcctcaggtatctctaagtccaatactctctaagacctgcttacacccttgctaacttaggcatcggagtgtccttgcaggtaccaccccccattcacacgc includes:
- the LOC130932911 gene encoding uncharacterized protein LOC130932911 — its product is MAEDNSSNSNNLRITIERNPSQSRLSELNIKCWPKWGCSPGKYQLKFDAEETCYLLKGKVKAYPKGSSDFVEFGAGDLVTIPKGLSCTWDVSVAVDKYYKFESESSSSSSS